The nucleotide sequence GGAGGCGAGGAATCAGTGCTGAGGGCGTAGCATGGATTCGGGTTATGGATGCCGGCCTTAGCCCGCGTCAGCATTGGATGAGCAGCCACGGGCTGTGCTGTTGGCGAGGGAATGCCCGGCGCCGCGGTCACCGCAGGAGACGTCGTCACGGGCGACGCCGCAGACCCAGGGGCATGTGCAGTTGGAGATGCTGAGTCATGGGGAAGCGGTGACGCAGAAGGGTGCGCCGGAGATGGATGATGCATCTGAGGATGCTGGACAGCCGGAACAGGCTGTGGAAGGAAGATAACCTCTGTTGCCGGACCAGCTACAGTACTCGGGAAGGTGAAGAAATGGCTGTGTCGCTGGAGCAAAAGGGATATGTTGGGTTTCATCAAACACCATATGTCTGGAGGTGATTACCCGGCGAGATTGAGGATCGAAGCAGCGGTAcgtacccacgatgatcactaGGATAGCCAAGGAGGACACATGCTGTTGATCGAGCACTGAGTTTATGTGGTGCAACAGAAGCTTGGTTCGGGTAACAGAGGCATCCAAATACCCAGAGATGATCATAGCATGGTGGTGCACCGAGCAGGAGCTGGTAAGGAGTCAGTGAACCACTCGCTTGACAAGGCCGCCGATGGACAAGATATACTCGGCTCGCACGCGTTTAAATACACCGAGCAGGAGCTGGTACGTGTGTGCCTACACACGCGTACATCTCTTCGGCCAGGATATACTCGGCTCGCACGCGTTTAAATACACCGCTGCGGTAATACGTATGCCGAGAGCCCGAGAGAGTTCTAGAAGCTCCTAGAAAATAGTGGGCCTCAGATGCGCGGAAATGATGCCACCGCCTGTAAGATGATGATGAAGCTTCTAGAAAGCTCATGCATACACGCGGGCATGCCTAGTTGGGGCCACCAGTCAGCTAGCGAAGTAAATATATGAGACGTGTATCTTCAGCTTTGCGAGTCACCGCCAGGGATACGAAAGGATAAACTCGATCTACCGAGGATAGGATCAATTCGAAATTCCAAAAATGCCTCCACGCCTGGCGCTTGCCGCTCGGAGAAGCACTACCgaagaccggctctttgccgagtgccaagtggtttgccgagtgttgtttttcgggcactcggcaaagacgcctttgccgagtgttttgttttttttacactcggcaaagaagctctttgccaagtgtttttttgacactcggcaaagaagcttctttgccgagtgttttttttacactcggcaaagaagctctttgccgagtgttttttttttgacactcggcaaagagcttctttgccgagtgttttttttacactcggcaaagaaaatttcaaagcatattttgaaacagtaaattaattcaaatgacaaagttttcaactacaaagttgtacaactcatcaagatgtacaatgtttgttttggtcttttcttcatatgacaaagtgaaagtaaatttgttcacaaatctaacatatctctcttgtagttgtagtttatgaaactacaagagagatatataagatttatgaacaatgttagaacgaccatgtcggatgaacagatgaccaaacaaccaaaataaactttgtagatctcaaaaagttatgaaacattgtagttggcaactttttgatttgaagacATTTTGTCATgtaaaactgcgtttgaatttcaaaattttaaaattcaaattttgtaaacgacctcggatggaaaaacttcctaaactaaaagtgtagatctcgaaaagttatgaaattttgtagtttacaacttttttatttgaattcgtttaggtcctcaaacaagcaatttacactcggcaaagagctttgccgagtatttttttttttgacactcggcaaagaaaatttcaaagcacattttaaagcagtaaattaattcaaatgaaaaaattttcaactacaaagttgtataactcatcaagatgtacaatgtttgttttggtcttttcttcatatgacaaagtgaaaataaatttgttcacaaatctaacatatctctcttgtagtttatgaaactacaagagagatatataagatttgtgaacaatgttagaacgaccatgtcggatgaatagatgaccaaacaaccaaaataaactttgtagatctcaaaaagttatgaaactttgtaattggcaactttttgatttgaaatcatcttgtcatgcaaaactgtgtttgaatttcaaaattttaaaattcgaacttttcaaacgacctcggatggaaaaacaaccaaaataaactctgtagatctcgaaaagttatgaaacattgtagttggcaactttttgatttgaaaacatcttgtcatgcaaaactgcgtttgaatttccaaattttaaaattcaaattttgtaaacgacctcggatggaaaaacttcctaaactaaaagtgtagatctcgaaaagttatgaaactttgtagtttacaacttttttatttgaattcgtttagggcatcaaacaagtaatttacactcggtttagtataatatattgggaactaaaacggaatctagacacaagtgatagtgtggtgtagtggtagaggaggttcgtGCGCAgtgggaggtctcgggttcgaatcccgtctaccacgtagccgtgaaatttacgcgaaaaatgcACAGAGATAtgtgggcgctgaccggtgggggcctccacctaTTAAAATTTTttccattttttcgggtttttttctgttccaactttgccgagtgtcgggcactcggcaaaggctttgccgagtgcccgacaaaagacactcggcaaagacgcctttgccgacgcattttttgccgagcgttgtttgccgagtgcaaattgggctttgccgagtgcccctggcactcggcaaagccagtgaGTCCGGTAGTGAAGGACAGTGTCCAGGcttgccgtcgtcgtcgccgagtACTTTTTCGACGCTGACACCATGGCTCCTGCATCCAAGGCTAACCCAGGTTGAgatctttttgttttgttttctctCCTTCCCTCTTAGATAGGTCGTATGCATCCATGGCGTATATATAGGCAGTTAGGCCTACAGTACGGCCCTAGTGCTGAGTCATGGGGAAGTGGTGACGCAGAAGGGTGCGCCGGAGATGGATGATGCATCTGAGGATGCTGGACAGCCGGAACAGGCTGCGGAAGGAAGATAACCTCTGTTGTCGGACCAGCTACAGTACTCAGAAGGAGAAGAAATGGCTGTGTCGCTGGAGCAAAAGGGATGGTGGGTTTCATCAAACACCATATGTCTGGAGGTGATTACCCGGCAAGATTGAGGATTGAAGCAGTggtacccacgatgatcactaGGATAGCCAAGGAGGACACATGCTGTTGATCGAGCACTGATTTTATGTGGTGCAACAGAAGCTTGGTTCGGGTAACAGAGGCATCCAAATACGCGGAGATGATCATAGCACGGTGGTGCACCGAGCAGGAGCTGATAAGGAGTCAGTGAACCACTCGCTTGACAAGGCGGCCAATGGACGAGATGCGTGGCGGTGGAGAGGGCTTCAACCCAAAAAGATGGAGGCATGCCGGCATGGAGCAGTATGCTGTGGACGCTATCATTTAGAGTACCCAGAATGTGCTCGGCTTTACCATTCTGAGGGGAAGTATAGGGACACGAGAGACGAAAGGCAATGCCATGAGCAGCAAGATGTGAACGCAAAGCATGGTTATCGAATTCTTTGCCATTATCTGAGTGAAACGCAATAAGAGGAAGTTGAAATTGAGTACAGACATAGGCATGAAAGGACAGTAAGCAAGCAAACACATCTGATTTGTTACGCAGTGGGAACGTAGGCATGAAAGGACATAGGCATGAAATTGAGTACGAACCTATTTCCCTAATTGACAAGCAGAACATAGATGGCTAGATGACTTAGAACAATtgaaatcaagatgacgcaacctCTGTTGAAGTGAACGACGCCCGGGATGCCCCAACCGGAGATGCTACAGCTCAATAGAAGGCGAGGAGGATGCAGTGGCATCCAAAGCCGCCGGCGACGATGACGCCAAGGGGTACAGATCGCCGGCGCTGTTACATCGGAGGAGCAACGTCCGTGTGGGGATATCCTTGATGGAAAAACCAAGCGGGTAAAATTCAACAGTAACGTTGTTGTCGCGAGTTAAAGATGAAACAGAAATAAGGTTTTTGACTAAAGAAGGGGAAACCAGAATGTTCTTAAGATGAAGAGACGAACAAGGTGTAGGAAGTGTGGTAGAAGCTCGATGGGTAACAGGAAGAAGAGCGCCATTGCCAACAGTGATGGGAGCTGAATTGGGAAGGGGTTCAGAGGAGATGAAGTTTCCAGCGTTGGCGGCCATGTGGGACGTGGCTCTAGTGTCCAGGAACCTTTCGGATGCTTGTGGGCCGAACGGTGGCACGCCGGAGTTCGCCAGTGCAGCCAACAGGGCCTAGTGGCTCCAGACGTCAGTGGGAGACGGTGGAACACCAGAAGGATGCATAGGTGGCTGTGGAACGGTGCTGCCAAGAGCTTGAGGGAGAGAGCTAGTGAGGTACGCCTGCTAGGTAGGTGTTCCTTGACGAGGGCCGAGGACATTGGCACCAAAACGCGGAATGCCATTGGCCACGCTTGCACCATGCCAGTCCATGGATTGAGGCCAGGCATCCAGCCGGTCTGCTGAAGGCGAGACGCGTTGGAGGAAGGTCTGCCGGTGCCTGATCTACGACCACGACTGCCCTTCTTCTTGAAATTGTGGTTGGAGTCCGGGTGGTTAGAGGCACCATAGCCAGCTAGAGGAGGCCGTGGAGCCAAGGTGTTGGCAACATAGCCAGCTAGAGGAGTCCGGCCGGTGACGGAACCGCCATCGCCGGTAGGGGCACCACTTGAACTGTCATTGCCACGGGAACCGCCAATGGTCAGGAGAGCTTGATGCTGGGCGGCCTTGGCATGCTCGTGGTCGTATTGCTCCTCCAGTAGTAGATACGAGCATGTGGAGAGGAATGTACGTGGCGGGTTCTTGGAGGTGATGACAGGAATGGCATGGCGAAACTTGGAGTTAAGACCCCGGAGCATGTTGAGAACCTGCGTGGTTTCGCGCACCGGCTGGCCGACATCGCGCAGAGCATCGGCAAGCTTCTTGAGGCGGCTGGTGTACGTCGTCACGTACGTATCACCTTGAACCAGACTGCGGCACTACGCCTCCAAGTAGGCAGCACAGTGGAGCTCATTGTCGCGAAACTGATCATGGATGGCGTTCCAGATGGTGAACGCCATAGCTTTGGGGGAGCGGACAATGGCACCAACATCTTTGGAGATGGAGTTATAGAGCCAAGAAAGAATGAACTGATCACGCATGATCCAATCTAGATCGTGGCGATTGGCAGGGGTCGGTGGGGTAGTGAGGTGGTTGTTGAGGCCAAATTTGCCGACGAAGGCATCAAAGAAGCAAGTCCACTCCATGTAGTTGGATTCAGCGATGTCAAGCTCGACAGGGACATGGTTTTTAATGTTAGCAGTTTGGAGGACGGCCACCTGCGGCGTGGTCTTGGCGGGCGTGGTGTAGGAGTCACCGTcaatggaggtggaggaggtggaggaggtggaggaggactcGACGTCGGAAACATCGGCATTGAAGAGCGGGTTGGCGTTGACATCCATGGCAGCGGATCACGGCGAGCGCGTGGGGAGAGGAAGGCAGCTGCGGCGATCGCGGCGGTTGCGGCACGGCAAGTACGAGGAGCACGATGGATCAGATCAGGAGGAAACCCGCGCGACTGATACCACGTAGAGAATAGGAATAGGAGCCAACAGAGATTCTATTGCCTCATCTATGAAATATATATGCGTTACAACATGACGCGCCAGGGGCGTGGACTCGTGGTCGCGGGCGACGTCGTGGGCGCGCCCCTTTGACCAGCTAACTAACTCACACAAAACTATGGGTTACAACAGTCCGCCCTCACCAGCCGCGCGTGCTCGCTGCCCTAGCAGACACTGCTGCTCTGGCACCTATCACCGTCGCTGGACGCGCTACTCACACCATGTGCGCACTGAAGCCGGCGAGGGGGAAGGCATAAGCGTGAAGCCACAGGCGGCGGAGGAAGGCTGAACGCAGCAACCTGAAGAGACATGCCCGAGAGAGACAGAGGATAGGTGAGAGAGAAATAATGCATTCAATGAATATGGGCTCACCTATAGAAAAGTTGCACCGTGACGCTGAGTTTCCATGAATTGTTATTTTAGTGATCCAGCATGCATGAAGATCACATAATGATTTAGGCTGGGATAGTTCTGACAGAGCATGTCACCATATTGAGTGATTGAGTGCTAATCGAATCTATTATATTAAATTTTGTTCATTTTATCGTTGTTATATGATCTACTATATATGCTTTTCTATCGTGCATCATTTTATGGGAGCACCCAAATCTCGATCGATGATAGGGTCACGAGTATTTCCATTCCATGTATAACTATGTGGTATTTGTCTCATAGGTGACACAAGTGGCAGTTTAATAAAATTTTCTGGGCTAAAAGCGTAAAGCATAAAGCAGAGAGATGCATTTGTCCTGATTAATATGTTTTTATTTTCCATTTATCTTTTTGAGTTACATGGTGATGTTAGTTTTGTTTTTCTGTGCATACTCCTTCAGAttctttaatttatatttttggaATTATTTATATCATCATAATTAGGATTTACATATGTTTCAAACTAAAATTTTATATCTAAATAACCCACAGCAACGCGCAGGGTATCCATCTAGTATTACAAAATAGAGGGGCCTCCAGCAACTAGGTGTGGTACTAAACCAGTTATCTGCCCACTTCTTTTGGTCTCTTAGTACAGCCAACATATCAGCTACAAGATTATAAAGCAGTGGAGACAGGATCTCCCTGCCACAGACCTTTGTTAGTCCGGAAGTACCTACCCACATCGTCGTTCACTTTTATACCAACGCTTCCCTTACTTACGAACTGGTTTATCCATTGGTTGGGCAGTGCCTGGGTAAAGTTCACTTCGAAACACCATGGTGATTGGAAGGTACGTGCCTCTGGATATAGTCCAATAccaagtaagtactagctaggcCCCCACACCTTTATTTAATTagttcaattcattattaacatgctTCATTAGTTGATGAATCGTTTTCTCGTAAAGGGGTGTCTGATGCAGGAAAAGGGgaacaacttatgtggatactacgtttgtgagcACCTCATGCAGTACTCATTGAAAACTAGTGAAGAGTACCTCAAAGTACATAAACAATATACACATTTTGTTTGTTACTATTTGTTCGACGTGATTTTGTACATGTTATCTAAACCCTCGATATTTATATATGCGTATTAAGAGGCAAATACGTGCAAAGGCAAAGTCGTCAAGCGAACCTGAAGGGTTGGATTAGAGTGCACTAGTATAATACCCGTGCTAACGCAACGGATTTATCTTGAAGacgcacatgaaaacaaccaatgttttttttccatagttcaacttttacacaatatctttgagCATGTATACAATCCGGGAAACTAAGAAGTCATAGTAAAGTTTTTTTTCTCATATAATAACCATTTAAGATACATTTTGTCTAAGTccttaatcatgacttggagatcTTTAGGAAAGTTGTCAAAACATTTGTTTGCATGGCTCTTAAGAATGTCCCCCAAAAATTCCATCGTCAGTGAATTTGATAGCTGTGCATGGTAGATATAATAAGTTAAGTTATTAATTTTGTATGTAGTGTACATAATATAGTTAGAGAATATATGCTTACAGTGTTGATCGGTGGCAATCTTACACCATCCCATGACTTCATAAAATTGTATACAaagaagcctcctaatttcctggAGATGAGCATTTGTTTGATTTATTGTACATAAATCAAATAACTATTTTGTGATAATAAGAAAGATGAAACATATTATAGGTGATTACcggtctttatgttttggaagTTTTGTAACACATGCAGGGAATATTCGCTTCCAATAATAAATATTGCCGTCCCACTTAGAATTTATCAGTTTCATAGCGAGACTAAACCTTTTAGCAATAGTGTGAAATATAGCTATATATGGCATGATTTGATCATAACCCTTGTAAAATACATCATCTAGGAGTGGATCCATAATGTGCACAGTTTTCTTTTGCGTGTCCATTATAAATAAAGTATATAGTCCATCTCGATAATATGATAGTAGAATATAAAAACATAGACATAGAATATAAGTGTTTAAAAAAGtataatatataaataaaatataaaggGGTACACTGAACATATCTTACATTGCTGCAATCTTTAATTTTGTATTCCATGTCAGGCTAGCACTCGAGCACTTTTGCCAATTTCTTGTGGTCTAGTTTGCCACAAGATCGCGGATCTCATCCAAACTGGGTTATGGACTGTTGATTTTGTAAAATTTATAAGTATTTGATTAATTATAGAATTAAGATTAGATGAACTTATAGCAAACTAGAGATCCATAAAGTGGTATTTTTGTTTTTGATTCTTCATCAACAAGAATTTGTTCTGCGCAACCATCCAAATTGCTATATTGAAGCAATCATGATCCATCTCTTTGTTCTCATCTAAAATATTTCTAATGTTGCTCGCACTTAAAGAAATTGGATATGGTCGTGTGCTTCGGATCCATTCTTTGCTAAAAAAACAAGGACAAGCAACAAATTACTTATTCTAGCAATTCTTTCACGGGCAATGGAAATATCCAAATTAGAACAAAACAAATTTCTTTAGAATGACTTACTCCAAAGGTTCACCATTGGCCATCAAATGGATGTTTGCACAAATTGCAAACAATAGGTCTGTCTTGTTTGTCCATGTTATTGTACCTGACAATAAAAAAGACACCTCGTCCATATCATAGAACATTATGACAACATCATCCAGATTATGGCTGGTCTCACTATCTTGCACATCATCCTTTTTCCCTCTCGCTATGTTTAATGGAGAGTTATACAAAATCACAGGTAGCTTGAACCTAAAGTTACTTATCTTATCCTGAAAATATGAGTAAGTCCTCATATGTTAACAAGTCCAAAAAATAACTATTTTTAGAAATATTCCTATGAAATTACCTGGGTCACATGGTCAGATAAAGAAGCTCTAGTCCAATACTCCATGAAATTAATCATCCATAAACCACAACTTACACTGTGCAATATTGAAAAATTTAAATATGAGTGATAAAGATACCGTTGTTGGTGCGACAATGTCATATACACAACAAGTTAGATGATCCTTTACCCATCTGTCTGTATTTTTTCGATGATCTTATGTATTTTTGGCCAAGATGCCACTCCGATACCCTTTTCCCATTTGTTTTGGTTCTGCTGACTATGCTTTGCTGCATGCTTTATTAATCTTTCCATTCCTATTAACTGCTATGACCGGAACACCATGttttagaaaaggatattaacaaatttttaaaaaatattatgtatttgtatacaatcaatcaTTAAGCCATACCGTGTAGTCGAGATCTTGCCATTGTAACATATTTTCTCCGAAAGAATCCAAAACATGTATCTGTCCTTCCGAAGCAACGACAACCGCTAGGTACCAGTGATACTTCTCAATATTAATCGAAAGAAACACTTGCAGTAATAGAAatttttctaaattttttttccatatgtttcaatcaacagAAAATAGCATATATCAGATCTTGTGGTCAAACTTACCCTATCAGCGTCTAAATAGTTTTGGACCATGTTTGAATCATGTCATCTCTACTATAGCTCAATGTCATTGCATCAGCCTTTCCGTTGCGATGGAGAAATTGAGTAATAAATGTAGTCTCCATATAAACATCTCCACCTTCTCTATGAAGTAGGTGTTCTTCATGCCGCATCAAATGGATATATGCAATTATTACCTGCAATTTAttaatttgtcaaataaaaaaattaccATATTTTCCACATGGACATCAGCTAATTAATTTAAAAGCAGTGTTAAACATGCTTACACCGCCATTGACATGTTCATGATCATGGAAAAGGCAATTCATATCATCTCTATTTACCCAAGCATCATCGATTTGGACGAGTAAATCATCCATATGTTTCCATTTCATGTAttcaattacctgaacatcttgtgtACACTCATAATCTGCATagaaaatatttatattataattaattaattccCAAATATAAAGAAATAAGATATAATTGAGAACGTTTCACCTTCTGGCAGGACATTTGCATTGTCTGCCTTCTTAGGTTTATTATATTGAGGGATTGCCATAGCCTCCTCTCAGCACGCTTAATGTCTTCGTCTTTTTTCTACATCAACTCTTTTTATGACATTGTCTTCGATCTGCACTTTGTCTTCATCCATCATACTGATCTGCATATGCAATATTATTAGAATATCAGTGACCCTGTTATATAGATATTCATGTGTGAGGATATGTGAGCTGATTGAGAGATGGTTACATACGACATCCTCATGAGCACGCTTCCGCTTCTTGTCCTCATCTCGTTCTAGTTGAACTATTACTTTGGCATGGTCTGTGATCTGCAATTTTTCTTCACCCCTGGTATCCATTTTTTGGGGTTCCATTGTTGCCTCAATCTCTATATCTGTTTTCTTTTCTTATGTATCCAGATAAACAAagcataaaaaataaataattttgGAGACCAAATTTTATGTA is from Miscanthus floridulus cultivar M001 chromosome 7, ASM1932011v1, whole genome shotgun sequence and encodes:
- the LOC136465064 gene encoding uncharacterized protein; amino-acid sequence: MDVNANPLFNADVSDVESSSTSSTSSTSIDGDSYTTPAKTTPQVAVLQTANIKNHVPVELDIAESNYMEWTCFFDAFVGKFGLNNHLTTPPTPANRHDLDWIMRDQFILSWLYNSISKDVGAIVRSPKAMAFTIWNAIHDQFRDNELHCAAYLEA